One window from the genome of Paracoccus zhejiangensis encodes:
- a CDS encoding GcvT family protein — MKTQVKVLVVGGGAVGCGIAYHLAKAGWDTLLVERDELTAGSTWHAAGLLPLFNMGYATSHIHDYSVKLYASLEAETGLNAGFTRCGNLRMAQTDARMDEYMLYSATAETVGVEHEFLTPAQMKDRWPLLRTDDLKGALFHPTDGYINPADVTQALAKGARMAGAAIERKVQVNGYRWSGDDWVVTCERMVEKGGRLVPSGEVFEIRAEHVVTATGNHAQRTARLLGIKIPAIPVEHQYIVTEPDPALAAWRAAGNPEHPVLRDADAKWYVREERGGWILGPYEEGAPARFPYDVPETFRADLFPLDLERIEEEYMSMIHRLPSSETVGLKDDFNGPICYTPDGNPLVGPAPGLRNMWLAEGFSFGITAAGGVGHYLTQMMTQGEAEIDMASLDPRRYGKWMTTEYAVTKNEECYSHVFILHHPDEEREAARPLRTAPAYDRQIAAGAQMGQVNGWERPNYYGPKDAPADFDHKARSFRRGGWWQYARDEAQAIRDTAGLIDASAFAKHSVSGPGATAFLDWFTTNKLPKPGRINLTYALTEAGTTRTEYTIVRRGENEYYLVSAGAWADYDSDNLRKLAEEMGGEFGPVHIHDVTNQYGVFALAGPNSRAILAELIRDADPATALSNKRFPWLSAKDIELGMCPTMAIRVAYTGELGWELHHPVEFGRYLWDQLVKAGEKHGLKLVGARAQNWLRQEKSYRAFGTELGRDATPLEAGLDRFVDLDKEFNGKAKMLAKGIRSKCVTLLIDGPADADPWGREGLFLDGERVGRLTSGGWSVAFGKQIGMGYVRPELSVPGTKLKVRMFRELYDAEVAEDSPFDPSNARIRQDG, encoded by the coding sequence ATGAAGACGCAGGTTAAGGTTCTGGTGGTCGGTGGCGGCGCCGTCGGATGTGGCATCGCCTATCATCTGGCCAAGGCCGGCTGGGACACGCTGCTGGTCGAGCGCGACGAGCTGACGGCGGGCTCCACCTGGCACGCGGCGGGCCTGCTGCCCTTGTTCAACATGGGTTACGCCACCAGCCATATCCACGACTATTCGGTCAAGCTCTATGCCAGCCTCGAGGCCGAGACCGGTCTGAATGCCGGCTTCACCCGCTGCGGCAACCTGCGCATGGCGCAGACCGATGCGCGGATGGATGAATACATGCTCTATTCCGCCACCGCCGAGACGGTCGGGGTGGAACATGAATTCCTGACGCCCGCACAGATGAAGGACCGCTGGCCGCTGCTGCGCACCGACGATCTGAAGGGGGCGCTGTTCCACCCGACCGACGGCTATATCAACCCCGCCGACGTGACCCAGGCGCTGGCCAAGGGCGCGCGCATGGCGGGGGCGGCGATCGAGCGCAAGGTGCAGGTCAACGGCTATCGCTGGAGCGGCGATGACTGGGTCGTGACCTGCGAGCGCATGGTCGAGAAGGGCGGCCGGCTGGTGCCCTCGGGCGAGGTCTTCGAGATCCGGGCCGAGCATGTGGTGACCGCGACCGGCAACCACGCGCAGCGCACCGCGCGCCTTCTGGGCATCAAGATCCCGGCCATCCCGGTCGAGCACCAGTATATCGTCACCGAGCCCGACCCGGCACTGGCCGCCTGGCGCGCGGCGGGCAACCCGGAACATCCGGTGCTGCGCGATGCCGATGCGAAATGGTATGTGCGCGAGGAACGCGGTGGCTGGATACTTGGCCCCTACGAGGAGGGCGCACCGGCGCGCTTCCCCTATGATGTGCCCGAGACTTTCCGCGCCGACCTGTTCCCGCTGGACCTCGAGCGGATCGAGGAAGAGTACATGTCGATGATCCACCGGCTGCCCTCGTCGGAAACCGTGGGCCTGAAGGACGATTTCAACGGCCCGATCTGCTATACCCCCGACGGCAACCCGCTGGTCGGCCCGGCGCCGGGCCTGCGCAACATGTGGCTGGCAGAGGGTTTCAGCTTTGGCATCACCGCAGCGGGTGGGGTGGGTCATTACCTGACGCAGATGATGACCCAGGGCGAGGCCGAGATCGATATGGCCAGCCTTGATCCGCGCCGTTATGGCAAGTGGATGACCACCGAATACGCGGTGACGAAGAACGAGGAATGCTATTCCCATGTCTTCATCCTGCACCATCCCGATGAGGAGCGTGAGGCCGCCCGGCCGCTGCGCACCGCCCCCGCCTATGACCGCCAGATCGCCGCGGGCGCGCAGATGGGGCAGGTGAATGGCTGGGAGCGTCCGAACTATTACGGCCCGAAGGACGCGCCGGCGGATTTCGACCACAAGGCCCGCAGCTTCCGCCGCGGTGGCTGGTGGCAATATGCGCGCGACGAGGCGCAGGCGATCCGTGACACCGCCGGGCTGATTGACGCCTCGGCCTTTGCCAAGCATTCGGTCTCGGGTCCCGGCGCGACGGCGTTCCTCGACTGGTTCACCACCAACAAGCTGCCCAAGCCCGGCCGCATCAACCTGACCTATGCGCTGACCGAGGCCGGCACGACGCGGACCGAATACACCATCGTCCGGCGCGGCGAGAATGAGTATTACCTTGTCTCGGCCGGGGCCTGGGCGGATTACGATTCCGACAACCTGCGCAAGCTGGCCGAAGAGATGGGCGGCGAGTTCGGGCCGGTGCATATCCATGATGTGACCAACCAATATGGCGTCTTCGCGCTGGCGGGGCCGAACAGCCGCGCGATCCTGGCCGAGCTGATCCGCGATGCCGACCCGGCCACGGCGCTGTCGAACAAGCGGTTCCCCTGGCTCTCGGCCAAGGATATCGAGCTGGGCATGTGCCCCACCATGGCGATCCGCGTGGCCTATACCGGCGAGCTGGGTTGGGAATTGCACCACCCGGTCGAATTCGGCCGCTATCTCTGGGACCAGCTGGTGAAGGCGGGCGAGAAACACGGGCTGAAGCTGGTCGGCGCGCGGGCGCAGAACTGGCTGCGTCAGGAAAAATCCTATCGCGCCTTCGGCACCGAACTGGGCCGCGATGCCACGCCGCTGGAGGCGGGGCTGGATCGTTTCGTCGATCTGGACAAGGAGTTCAACGGCAAGGCCAAGATGCTGGCCAAGGGCATTCGTTCGAAATGCGTCACCCTGCTGATCGACGGGCCGGCGGATGCAGATCCCTGGGGTCGCGAGGGGTTGTTCCTTGATGGCGAGCGTGTCGGGCGGCTGACCTCGGGCGGCTGGTCGGTGGCATTCGGCAAGCAGATCGGCATGGGCTATGTCCGCCCCGAACTGTCCGTGCCGGGCACGAAGCTGAAGGTCCGCATGTTCCGCGAACTCTATGACGCTGAAGTGGCCGAGGACAGCCCCTTCGATCCGTCGAACGCTCGCATCCGCCAGGACGGCTGA
- a CDS encoding DUF4260 domain-containing protein, whose product MIAVGWQKAEGALVALAGLGIALAVQPGWPWWLWPLILLAPDLAITGYLAGPRLGAALYNAAHLYGLALMLAVLGVVSGLPILIAIGGLWLAHIGFDRALGYGLKSPEGFRITHLGRIGRGEG is encoded by the coding sequence GTGATCGCTGTTGGCTGGCAGAAGGCCGAGGGCGCGCTGGTCGCGCTGGCCGGTCTGGGCATCGCCCTTGCGGTGCAGCCCGGCTGGCCCTGGTGGCTCTGGCCGCTGATCCTGCTGGCGCCCGATCTGGCAATCACAGGCTATCTGGCCGGGCCGCGTCTCGGCGCGGCGCTGTATAACGCCGCGCATCTCTACGGGCTTGCACTGATGCTGGCGGTGCTGGGCGTGGTCTCGGGCCTGCCGATTCTCATTGCCATCGGCGGGCTATGGCTGGCGCATATCGGCTTCGACCGGGCACTTGGCTATGGGCTGAAATCACCCGAGGGGTTTCGCATCACCCATCTGGGCCGGATCGGGCGCGGCGAGGGCTAG
- a CDS encoding DUF5671 domain-containing protein — protein sequence MKAAEALSEFVHAGLASGADRPAMVQALKGAGWAEAEIEAALAQWADAPGLPPVPRPSAYVSAREALLYGLLFIALGVVSSHIVMLGFGIIEYLLPDPYESYPGDGGWLRWPIATLIAFLPLFLYLNRQANRHGADETRRQRSLVRRWVASVTMLIALLALLCDVVTVVYVFLGGDLSARFLAKALLVAVMGGLVLAYYRDEME from the coding sequence ATGAAGGCAGCCGAGGCCTTGTCGGAATTCGTCCATGCGGGGCTGGCCAGCGGCGCAGACCGGCCGGCCATGGTGCAGGCGCTGAAGGGCGCCGGATGGGCTGAGGCCGAGATCGAGGCGGCGCTGGCGCAATGGGCCGATGCGCCCGGCCTGCCGCCGGTGCCGCGCCCCAGCGCCTATGTGTCGGCGCGCGAGGCGCTGCTCTATGGCCTCCTGTTCATCGCGCTCGGCGTGGTCAGCTCGCATATCGTCATGCTGGGATTCGGCATCATCGAATATCTGCTGCCCGATCCCTACGAGTCCTATCCGGGCGATGGCGGCTGGCTGCGCTGGCCCATCGCCACGCTGATCGCTTTCCTGCCGCTGTTTCTCTATCTCAACCGTCAGGCCAACCGCCACGGCGCCGACGAGACCCGGCGTCAGCGCTCGCTGGTCAGGCGCTGGGTCGCTTCGGTCACCATGCTGATCGCGCTTCTGGCGCTGCTCTGCGACGTGGTGACGGTGGTTTACGTGTTTCTTGGCGGCGACCTGTCGGCGCGGTTTCTGGCCAAGGCGCTGCTGGTGGCGGTCATGGGCGGGCTGGTGCTGGCCTATTACAGGGACGAGATGGAATGA
- a CDS encoding TetR/AcrR family transcriptional regulator — MAATKSHHHGNLREALVEASIALLAEGGPGALTLRKAAARAGVSHAAPAHHFDGLPGLLAEIALRGFEMFHAHLDQRCKAETSDDPFAQLMAANSAYVEFARCHRALFQLMFVEVEHSTPPLRLAAMRCYGVLQEKCRPLCGDRDPAAFESAVWALTHGYVALGMAEPRPNAPAQVPSYETLLRMLVRPEGEPAR, encoded by the coding sequence ATGGCTGCGACAAAATCACATCACCACGGCAATCTGCGCGAGGCGCTGGTCGAGGCCAGCATCGCGCTGCTGGCCGAGGGCGGGCCCGGCGCCCTGACGCTGCGCAAGGCGGCGGCGCGGGCGGGCGTGTCCCATGCCGCCCCGGCGCATCATTTCGACGGGTTGCCCGGCCTGCTGGCCGAGATTGCCCTGCGCGGCTTCGAGATGTTCCACGCCCATCTGGACCAGCGTTGCAAGGCCGAGACCTCGGATGACCCCTTCGCGCAGCTGATGGCGGCGAACAGCGCCTATGTCGAGTTCGCGCGCTGCCACCGCGCGCTGTTCCAGCTGATGTTCGTCGAGGTCGAGCATTCCACCCCGCCGCTGCGGCTGGCGGCGATGCGCTGCTATGGCGTGCTGCAGGAAAAATGCCGGCCGCTTTGCGGTGATCGCGATCCGGCGGCCTTCGAAAGCGCGGTCTGGGCGCTGACCCATGGCTATGTCGCGCTTGGCATGGCCGAGCCGAGGCCCAACGCCCCGGCCCAGGTGCCGTCCTACGAGACCCTGCTGCGGATGCTGGTCCGCCCCGAGGGCGAACCAGCGCGCTGA